Proteins co-encoded in one Streptomyces sp. SLBN-31 genomic window:
- a CDS encoding 3-oxoacyl-ACP reductase, with product MTEDIVCRRLVGRTAVITGAGSGIGLATARRLASEGAHVVCGDVDEVRGKAAAEEVGGLFVKVDVTDPEQVEALFKAAFDTYGSVDVAFNNAGISPPDDDSILETGLEAWKRVQEVNLTSVYLCCKAAIPYMRRQGRGSIINTASFVARMGAATSQISYTASKGGVLAMSRELGVQFAREGIRVNALCPGPVNTPLLRELFAKDPERAARRLVHIPVGRFAEAEEIAAAVAFLASDDSSFVNAADFLVDGGISGAYVTPL from the coding sequence GTGACCGAAGACATTGTTTGCCGTCGCCTCGTCGGCCGCACCGCCGTCATCACCGGCGCCGGCAGCGGCATCGGCCTCGCCACCGCCCGCCGGCTCGCCTCCGAGGGCGCGCACGTGGTCTGCGGCGACGTCGACGAGGTCCGCGGCAAGGCGGCCGCCGAAGAGGTCGGCGGGCTGTTCGTGAAGGTCGACGTCACCGACCCCGAGCAGGTCGAGGCCCTCTTCAAGGCCGCCTTCGACACCTACGGCAGCGTCGACGTCGCCTTCAACAACGCCGGCATCTCCCCGCCCGACGACGACTCCATCCTGGAGACCGGCCTGGAGGCCTGGAAGCGCGTCCAGGAGGTCAACCTCACCTCCGTCTACCTGTGCTGCAAGGCCGCCATCCCCTACATGCGGCGGCAGGGCAGGGGCTCCATCATCAACACGGCGTCCTTCGTGGCCCGGATGGGCGCGGCGACCTCCCAGATCTCCTACACCGCCTCCAAGGGCGGCGTCCTGGCGATGTCCCGCGAGCTGGGCGTGCAGTTCGCCCGTGAGGGCATCCGCGTGAACGCCCTGTGCCCCGGCCCGGTCAACACCCCGCTGCTGCGGGAGCTGTTCGCCAAGGACCCCGAGCGGGCCGCCCGCCGCCTCGTGCACATCCCCGTCGGCCGGTTCGCCGAGGCCGAGGAGATCGCCGCCGCCGTCGCCTTCCTGGCCAGCGACGACTCCTCCTTCGTCAACGCCGCCGACTTCCTGGTCGACGGCGGGATCTCGGGGGCGTACGTCACACCGCTGTAG
- the denD gene encoding D-erythronate dehydrogenase, with protein sequence MRIVVTGGFGFLGGRLGAALLARGTLRGEPIGRLVLADRIVPQESPLPSDSRVRVVHGELADRLDEVFAEPVDVVFHLAAAVSAECEADFDLGMRANLDTTRALLEAARAQSESGGPVPRLVFSSSVAVYGGDPALPLPPVVDESTLPLPRTSYGTQKLVCEQLVADFTRRGFVDGRVARLMTVSVRPGRPNAAASGFLSGIVREPLAGLPTVCPVRPGLRVALSSPRRTVEALLRLAEADRGTAPGQLTGALPVNLPALSVSVAEILSTLRRVSGDAVADLVTIAPDPAIETIVASWPAAVDPARAAALGLHPDPDFETVLRDYINDGTRPVH encoded by the coding sequence ATGAGGATCGTGGTCACGGGCGGATTCGGTTTCCTGGGCGGCCGGCTGGGAGCCGCCCTGCTCGCGCGGGGCACCCTCCGTGGGGAGCCCATCGGCCGGCTGGTGCTCGCGGACCGGATCGTGCCGCAGGAGTCCCCACTGCCGTCCGACTCACGCGTACGGGTGGTGCACGGCGAGCTGGCCGACCGGCTCGACGAGGTGTTCGCCGAGCCGGTCGACGTGGTCTTCCACCTCGCCGCCGCGGTCTCGGCCGAGTGCGAGGCCGACTTCGACCTCGGCATGCGCGCCAACCTGGACACCACCCGCGCGCTGCTGGAGGCCGCACGGGCCCAGTCGGAGTCCGGCGGACCGGTGCCGCGGCTGGTGTTCTCCAGCAGCGTCGCCGTCTACGGCGGCGACCCTGCGCTGCCTCTGCCCCCGGTGGTCGACGAGTCGACACTCCCCTTGCCGCGGACGAGTTACGGCACCCAGAAACTGGTCTGCGAGCAGCTCGTCGCGGACTTCACGCGGCGCGGTTTCGTCGACGGGCGCGTGGCCCGGCTGATGACGGTGTCGGTGCGGCCGGGCAGGCCCAACGCCGCCGCGTCCGGTTTCCTCTCCGGAATCGTCCGCGAGCCCCTCGCCGGCCTGCCGACCGTCTGCCCCGTCAGACCCGGCCTGCGGGTCGCCCTGTCCTCGCCGAGGCGCACCGTGGAGGCCCTGCTGCGCCTGGCGGAGGCCGACCGCGGCACGGCGCCGGGACAGCTCACCGGCGCCCTGCCGGTCAACCTCCCCGCCCTGTCGGTGTCGGTGGCCGAGATCCTGTCCACCCTGCGGCGCGTGTCCGGCGACGCGGTAGCCGACCTGGTCACCATCGCCCCCGACCCCGCCATCGAGACGATCGTCGCCTCCTGGCCGGCGGCGGTGGACCCCGCTCGCGCGGCGGCACTGGGCCTGCACCCGGACCCGGACTTCGAGACGGTCCTGCGGGACTACATCAACGATGGGACGCGGCCGGTTCATTGA
- a CDS encoding FadR/GntR family transcriptional regulator → MSLDPDGGLEDRLTPVLRPVRAGNGFEEALEQILQVVRLGLVPGGERLPAERELADRLGISRVTLREVLKVLQDQGLVESRRGRYGGTFVLPRPDAGGEDELRRRISEVDIEDVLRFREVLEVGAAGLCAAHGLTDEQAERLREALARTHDAPLSEYRRLDTLLHLTLAELCGSPTLTAQYAAVRASVNDLLDCIPLLVRNLEHSQRQHTALVEAVLDGDADGAREMMREHCAGTAALLRGFLA, encoded by the coding sequence ATGTCGCTCGATCCGGACGGCGGCCTGGAGGACCGGTTGACGCCGGTGCTCAGGCCGGTGCGGGCGGGGAACGGCTTCGAGGAGGCGCTGGAGCAGATCCTGCAGGTCGTCCGACTGGGTCTGGTGCCGGGCGGCGAACGGCTGCCCGCCGAACGAGAACTGGCGGATCGTCTGGGCATCAGCCGGGTGACACTGCGCGAGGTGCTGAAGGTGCTGCAGGACCAGGGCCTGGTGGAGTCCCGCCGGGGGCGCTACGGCGGCACCTTCGTCCTGCCGCGGCCGGACGCGGGCGGCGAGGACGAGTTGCGGCGGCGGATCTCCGAGGTCGACATCGAGGACGTGCTGCGCTTCCGCGAGGTCCTGGAGGTGGGGGCGGCCGGCCTGTGCGCCGCGCACGGGCTGACGGACGAGCAGGCGGAGCGGCTGCGCGAGGCGCTGGCCCGCACCCATGACGCGCCGTTGTCGGAGTACCGCCGCCTGGACACCCTGCTGCACCTGACGCTGGCGGAGCTGTGCGGCTCGCCCACGCTCACCGCCCAGTACGCGGCGGTACGGGCCTCGGTGAACGACCTGCTCGACTGCATCCCGCTCCTCGTGCGCAACCTGGAGCACTCGCAGCGCCAGCACACCGCCCTGGTCGAGGCCGTGCTCGACGGGGACGCCGACGGGGCGCGGGAGATGATGCGGGAGCACTGCGCGGGGACGGCGGCACTGCTCAGGGGCTTCCTGGCGTGA
- a CDS encoding aminoglycoside phosphotransferase family protein, translated as MNPTAPPASGVRTPWEELPAAVRDAVARVLGGAVVHAETQTGGFSPGVASRVTTGHGRRAFVKAVSAHTNPHSPALHRAEARNAAALPPAVPAPRLLGSHDDGTWVALVFEEVDGRQPHVPWRERELRLVLDAVAELGRRLTPSPVAAPPVAEALAEDFSGWRRLCARPREELRGRLDAWTLDRLAHLADLADGWPDAAAGDTLAHADLRADNMLLTADGRVVFVDWPHAVRAAPWFDLLVMLPCVRAQGGPDPEEVFTAHPLARGADPDGVTATLAAVAGFFVEHSLRPAPPGLPTLRAFQRAQGEAATAWLRRRLAPGPA; from the coding sequence ATGAACCCCACCGCACCGCCCGCCTCCGGTGTCCGCACCCCCTGGGAGGAACTACCCGCAGCCGTACGCGACGCGGTCGCCCGTGTGCTCGGCGGGGCCGTCGTGCACGCCGAGACCCAGACCGGCGGTTTCTCCCCAGGGGTCGCCAGCCGCGTCACCACCGGGCACGGCCGCCGCGCCTTCGTCAAGGCCGTCAGCGCGCACACCAACCCCCACAGCCCGGCCCTGCACCGCGCCGAGGCCCGCAACGCCGCCGCGCTGCCGCCCGCCGTCCCCGCCCCGCGCCTCCTCGGCAGCCACGACGACGGCACCTGGGTCGCGCTCGTCTTCGAGGAGGTCGACGGCCGCCAGCCCCATGTCCCCTGGCGGGAGCGGGAGTTGAGGCTCGTGCTGGACGCGGTGGCCGAGCTCGGCCGCAGGCTCACGCCGTCCCCCGTGGCCGCGCCGCCCGTCGCCGAGGCGCTCGCCGAGGACTTCTCCGGCTGGCGGCGGCTGTGCGCCCGGCCGCGGGAGGAACTGCGCGGACGCCTCGACGCCTGGACCCTCGACCGGCTGGCCCACCTCGCCGACCTCGCCGACGGCTGGCCGGACGCCGCCGCCGGCGACACCCTCGCCCACGCCGACCTGCGCGCCGACAACATGCTGTTGACCGCCGACGGCCGCGTGGTTTTCGTGGACTGGCCGCACGCCGTGCGCGCCGCACCCTGGTTCGACCTGCTGGTCATGCTGCCGTGCGTGCGCGCGCAGGGCGGCCCGGACCCGGAGGAGGTGTTCACCGCACACCCGCTGGCCCGGGGCGCGGACCCAGACGGCGTCACCGCCACGCTCGCCGCCGTCGCGGGCTTCTTCGTGGAGCACTCCCTGCGGCCGGCCCCGCCAGGGCTGCCCACCCTGCGCGCCTTCCAGCGCGCCCAGGGCGAGGCCGCCACGGCCTGGCTCAGGAGGCGGCTCGCACCAGGGCCTGCATGA
- a CDS encoding aldehyde dehydrogenase — MSTEHELVVLNPATEEVIATVPAATAADVDAAVVRAVAAQARWAALPPADRARLLRRFAAKVDEHVEELAGLEVREAGHTVGNARWEAGNVRDLLDYAAGGVERLTGRQIPVPGGLDVTILEPLGVVGVIAPWNFPMPIAAWGTAPALAAGNAVLLKPAETTPLTGLRLAELALEAGLPEGLFQVLPGHGPVAGNALVEHPGVAKIVFTGSTAVGKQVLAKGSALLKRVTLELGGKSPNIVFADADLEAAAAAAPMSFLDNSGQDCCARTRILVQRGVHDRFLELLGPAIEAVTVGDPADEQTQMGPLISRSQLQRVRSYVDAAAPGIRGKAPEGPGFWFPPTVLTDVEPHARVAVEEVFGPVAVVLPFDDEADAVRLANATDYGLSGSIWTRDVGRALRVSQAVRAGNLSVNSHSSVRYWTPFGGFKQSGIGRELGPDALTAFTETKNVFISTEGPAQ, encoded by the coding sequence TTGTCCACCGAGCACGAACTCGTCGTACTGAACCCCGCCACCGAGGAGGTCATCGCCACCGTCCCGGCCGCGACCGCGGCCGACGTGGACGCCGCCGTCGTACGCGCCGTGGCGGCCCAGGCGCGGTGGGCCGCCCTGCCGCCCGCCGACCGTGCCCGGCTGCTGCGCCGGTTCGCGGCGAAGGTCGACGAGCACGTCGAGGAACTGGCCGGCCTGGAGGTCCGCGAGGCCGGGCACACCGTCGGCAACGCCCGCTGGGAGGCCGGCAACGTCCGCGACCTGCTGGACTACGCGGCCGGGGGAGTGGAGCGGCTGACCGGCCGGCAGATCCCGGTCCCCGGCGGCCTGGACGTCACGATCCTCGAACCGCTGGGCGTGGTGGGCGTCATCGCGCCCTGGAACTTCCCCATGCCGATCGCCGCCTGGGGCACCGCCCCCGCGCTGGCGGCGGGCAACGCCGTGCTCCTCAAGCCCGCCGAGACGACCCCGCTGACCGGGCTGCGGCTGGCCGAACTCGCCCTGGAGGCCGGGCTGCCGGAGGGGCTGTTCCAGGTGCTCCCCGGACACGGGCCGGTCGCCGGAAACGCCCTCGTCGAGCACCCCGGTGTCGCGAAGATCGTTTTCACCGGGTCGACAGCCGTGGGCAAGCAGGTGCTCGCCAAGGGCTCGGCGCTCCTCAAGCGCGTCACCCTCGAACTCGGCGGCAAGAGCCCCAACATCGTCTTCGCCGACGCCGACCTCGAAGCCGCCGCCGCGGCCGCCCCCATGTCCTTCCTCGACAACTCCGGCCAGGACTGCTGCGCCCGCACCCGCATCCTCGTCCAGCGCGGGGTCCACGACCGCTTCCTGGAACTGCTCGGCCCCGCCATCGAGGCGGTCACGGTCGGCGACCCGGCCGACGAGCAGACGCAGATGGGCCCGCTGATCTCCAGGTCCCAGCTGCAACGGGTCCGTTCGTACGTCGACGCCGCCGCCCCCGGCATCCGCGGCAAGGCCCCCGAGGGCCCCGGCTTCTGGTTCCCGCCCACCGTCCTCACCGACGTCGAACCGCACGCGCGCGTGGCCGTCGAGGAGGTCTTCGGCCCCGTCGCCGTGGTTCTGCCCTTCGACGACGAGGCGGACGCCGTACGCCTGGCCAACGCCACCGACTACGGCCTCTCCGGCTCCATCTGGACCCGTGACGTCGGCCGCGCGCTGCGCGTCTCGCAGGCCGTGCGGGCCGGCAACCTGTCCGTCAACTCCCACTCCAGCGTCCGCTACTGGACCCCCTTCGGCGGCTTCAAGCAGTCCGGCATCGGCCGCGAACTCGGCCCGGACGCCCTGACCGCCTTCACCGAGACCAAGAACGTCTTCATCAGCACGGAAGGCCCCGCACAGTGA
- a CDS encoding amino acid deaminase/aldolase produces the protein MTARAADRARYDRATAHLEAPLAIVDLDAFDANADDLVRRAGGKPIRVASKSVRCRALLERVLAKDGFAGIMSFTLAESLWLARGGFDDVLLAYPSADRAGYAELASDPKLAAAVTVMIDDPAQLRLIDEARDGGREVIRVCLELDTSLKLLGGRVRVGARRSPLHSPAQVADLARFVAGRPGFKVVGIMAYEGHIAGVGDSVAGRPLRSRAVRLMQATTRRELAERRGEVVRAVRAVVPDLEFVNGGGTGSVQHTAAEDAVTEIGAGSGLYVPRLFDNYTSFSGRPAALFAMPVVRRPGVGVVTCLGGGYPASGAPGPDRLPVPYLPEGLRYDPQEGPGEVQTPLLGSPADDLLIGDRVWFRHAKAGELCERFEKLHLVEGDTVTATVPTYRGEGHTFL, from the coding sequence ATGACTGCGCGCGCCGCCGACCGGGCCCGTTACGACCGGGCCACCGCCCATCTCGAAGCCCCTCTCGCGATCGTCGACCTGGATGCCTTCGACGCCAACGCGGACGATCTTGTGCGCCGGGCCGGCGGCAAGCCGATCCGTGTCGCCAGCAAGTCCGTGCGCTGCCGGGCCCTGCTGGAGCGAGTCCTGGCGAAGGACGGCTTCGCGGGCATCATGTCCTTCACGCTGGCCGAGTCCCTGTGGCTGGCGCGCGGCGGATTCGACGACGTCCTGCTCGCCTACCCGTCCGCCGATCGTGCCGGGTACGCCGAACTGGCCTCCGACCCCAAGCTCGCCGCCGCGGTCACCGTCATGATCGACGACCCGGCGCAGCTGAGGCTGATCGACGAGGCGCGGGACGGAGGGCGTGAAGTCATCCGGGTCTGCCTGGAGTTGGACACCTCGCTGAAGCTGCTCGGGGGCCGGGTGCGCGTGGGCGCACGGCGCTCCCCGCTGCACTCCCCCGCCCAAGTGGCCGACCTGGCCCGGTTCGTGGCCGGCCGGCCGGGCTTCAAGGTGGTGGGGATCATGGCCTACGAGGGTCATATCGCGGGTGTGGGCGACTCCGTCGCGGGACGGCCGTTGCGGTCGCGTGCGGTACGGCTGATGCAGGCCACCACCCGCCGTGAGCTGGCCGAGCGGCGCGGTGAGGTCGTGCGCGCGGTGCGGGCCGTCGTACCCGATCTGGAGTTCGTCAACGGGGGCGGCACCGGCAGTGTGCAGCACACGGCCGCCGAGGACGCGGTCACCGAGATCGGCGCCGGGTCCGGGCTGTACGTGCCGCGCCTGTTCGACAACTACACGTCCTTCAGCGGGCGTCCGGCCGCGCTGTTCGCGATGCCCGTCGTGCGGCGGCCGGGCGTCGGGGTCGTCACGTGCCTCGGCGGCGGCTACCCCGCCTCCGGCGCGCCGGGCCCCGACCGGCTCCCCGTGCCGTACCTGCCGGAGGGGCTGCGCTACGACCCGCAGGAGGGGCCCGGCGAGGTGCAGACCCCGCTGCTCGGCTCGCCGGCCGACGATCTGCTGATCGGCGACCGCGTGTGGTTCCGGCACGCGAAGGCCGGAGAGCTGTGTGAACGGTTCGAGAAGCTGCACCTCGTCGAGGGCGACACGGTGACGGCGACGGTCCCGACGTACCGGGGTGAGGGTCACACGTTCCTCTGA
- a CDS encoding gamma-glutamyl-gamma-aminobutyrate hydrolase family protein → MAGRPLIGVSTYLEAGARWGVWELEAALLPAGYPRLVQRAGGLAAMLPPDAPEQAAAAVARLDGLVIAGGPDVEPVRYGAEPDPRTGPPARARDAWELALIEAALAARLPLLGVCRGMQLLNVALGGTLVQHIDGHAVEVGVFGRHSVKPVPGTRYAEIAPEETSVPTYHHQALDRLGTGLMPSAYAADGTVEAVEVPTADRWVLGVQWHPEMGDDLRVMQALVRAAS, encoded by the coding sequence ATGGCGGGCAGGCCGCTGATCGGCGTCAGCACGTATCTGGAGGCCGGGGCGCGCTGGGGCGTGTGGGAGCTGGAGGCGGCGCTGCTGCCGGCCGGCTATCCGCGGCTGGTGCAGCGGGCCGGCGGGCTGGCCGCGATGCTGCCGCCGGACGCCCCGGAGCAGGCGGCGGCGGCCGTCGCCCGGCTCGACGGGCTGGTGATCGCGGGCGGCCCTGACGTCGAGCCGGTGCGGTACGGCGCCGAGCCCGACCCCCGTACCGGCCCGCCGGCCCGGGCCAGGGACGCCTGGGAGCTGGCGCTGATCGAGGCGGCGCTGGCCGCGCGTCTGCCGCTGCTGGGCGTCTGCCGGGGCATGCAGCTGCTGAACGTCGCGCTCGGCGGCACACTCGTGCAGCACATCGACGGCCACGCGGTGGAGGTCGGCGTCTTCGGCCGGCATTCGGTCAAGCCGGTGCCGGGCACGCGGTACGCCGAGATCGCCCCGGAGGAGACGTCCGTACCGACCTACCACCACCAGGCCCTGGACCGGCTCGGCACGGGCCTGATGCCGTCGGCCTACGCGGCGGACGGCACGGTGGAGGCCGTGGAGGTGCCCACCGCCGACCGCTGGGTCCTCGGTGTGCAGTGGCATCCCGAGATGGGCGACGACCTGCGGGTCATGCAGGCCCTGGTGCGAGCCGCCTCCTGA
- the mycP gene encoding type VII secretion-associated serine protease mycosin: MNRRTGAVSLLLAASLALVPSTSAHADGIRGQEWALDAMHTQQAWQTTKGSGVTVAVLDTGVEADHPDLVGNVLAAKDMIGFGAQEGDRAWARHGTAMAGIIAGHGHGPGDADGVVGIAPEAKILPVRVILEDGDSARGKARSTRGNALAEGIRWAADHGADVINLSLGDDSASAHPEPAEDEAIQYALKKNVTVVASAGNGGKKGDHVSYPAAYPGVIAATAVDRFGARADFSTRRWYATVSAPGDDVVIADPDHKYYEGWGTSAASAFVSGAVALVKAAQPGLTPAQVKQLLEDTARDAPAGGRDDSRGFGMVDPAAAIKAAGRLKPKDLRAVSYDDKYFGPGPDDAESDDGTSGWAGPVAGGLGGVLLVAAVVLWRGRRSRHEGF; encoded by the coding sequence ATGAACCGCCGTACGGGGGCCGTGAGCCTCCTGCTCGCCGCATCCCTGGCACTGGTGCCGTCCACCTCCGCGCACGCCGACGGCATACGCGGCCAGGAATGGGCCCTGGACGCCATGCACACCCAGCAGGCCTGGCAGACCACCAAGGGCAGCGGCGTCACCGTCGCCGTCCTGGACACCGGCGTCGAGGCCGACCACCCGGACCTCGTCGGCAACGTCCTGGCCGCCAAGGACATGATCGGTTTCGGCGCGCAGGAGGGGGACCGCGCCTGGGCCCGGCACGGGACCGCGATGGCCGGCATCATCGCCGGCCACGGACACGGCCCCGGCGACGCCGACGGCGTCGTGGGCATCGCCCCCGAGGCCAAGATCCTGCCGGTGCGGGTGATCCTGGAGGACGGCGACAGCGCCCGCGGCAAGGCCCGCTCCACCCGGGGCAACGCCCTCGCCGAGGGCATCCGCTGGGCCGCCGACCACGGAGCGGACGTCATCAACCTCTCCCTGGGCGACGACTCGGCCTCCGCCCACCCCGAGCCCGCCGAGGACGAGGCGATCCAGTACGCCCTGAAGAAGAACGTCACCGTCGTCGCCTCCGCCGGCAACGGCGGCAAGAAGGGCGACCACGTCTCCTACCCCGCCGCATACCCGGGCGTCATCGCGGCGACCGCCGTGGACCGCTTCGGCGCCCGCGCGGACTTCTCCACCCGCCGCTGGTACGCCACGGTCAGCGCCCCCGGCGACGATGTCGTCATCGCCGACCCCGACCACAAGTACTACGAGGGCTGGGGCACCAGCGCGGCCTCGGCCTTCGTGTCGGGCGCCGTGGCGCTCGTCAAGGCGGCCCAGCCGGGCCTGACCCCGGCCCAGGTCAAGCAGCTCCTGGAGGACACCGCCCGCGACGCCCCGGCCGGCGGACGCGACGACTCCCGCGGCTTCGGCATGGTCGACCCGGCCGCCGCGATCAAGGCGGCCGGCCGTCTGAAGCCGAAGGACCTGCGGGCGGTCTCCTACGACGACAAGTACTTCGGTCCCGGTCCGGACGACGCCGAGTCCGACGACGGCACCAGCGGCTGGGCCGGCCCGGTCGCGGGCGGCCTCGGTGGAGTCCTGCTCGTCGCCGCCGTGGTGCTCTGGCGCGGCCGCCGCTCACGTCACGAGGGCTTCTAG
- a CDS encoding LysR family transcriptional regulator: protein MSDVEEQAAVRPEPGGSLAHRVPDLGALELLLAVARLGSLGGAAREVGISQPAASSRIRSMERQLGVALVDRSPRGSRLTDAGALVTDWARRIVEAAEAFDAGAQALRDRRDSRLRVAASMTIAEYLLPGWLLALRAGRPDTAVSLLAGNSTAVAERLLSGEADLGFVEGVSVPAGLDSAVIAHDRLIVVTAPGHAWARRRRPLEASELAATPLILREKGSGTRQVLDAALGGLARPLIELSSTTAVKAAVVSGAGPAVLSELAVGEELALRRLVRVPVEGVALARDLRAVWPTGHRPVGPARDLLSLTRG from the coding sequence ATGAGCGACGTGGAGGAGCAGGCGGCTGTCCGGCCGGAGCCCGGAGGTTCGCTCGCGCACCGCGTGCCCGACCTCGGCGCGCTGGAGCTGCTGCTGGCGGTGGCCCGGCTGGGCAGCCTGGGCGGGGCCGCACGCGAGGTGGGGATCAGCCAGCCGGCGGCGAGCAGCCGGATCCGGTCCATGGAACGGCAGTTGGGGGTGGCGCTGGTCGACCGGTCGCCGCGCGGGTCCCGGCTGACGGACGCCGGTGCGCTGGTCACGGACTGGGCGCGGCGGATCGTCGAGGCGGCGGAGGCCTTCGACGCGGGCGCGCAGGCGCTGCGGGACCGGCGGGACTCGCGGCTGCGGGTGGCGGCGAGCATGACGATCGCCGAGTACCTGCTGCCGGGGTGGCTGCTGGCCCTTCGGGCGGGGCGGCCGGACACCGCGGTGTCCCTGCTGGCCGGCAACTCGACGGCGGTGGCGGAGCGGCTGCTGTCCGGGGAGGCGGACCTGGGGTTCGTGGAGGGGGTCAGCGTGCCGGCCGGTCTCGACTCCGCCGTCATCGCCCACGACCGCCTGATCGTGGTGACGGCGCCGGGGCATGCGTGGGCTCGCCGCCGGCGGCCACTGGAGGCGTCGGAGCTGGCGGCGACACCGTTGATCCTCCGGGAGAAGGGCTCCGGGACGCGGCAGGTGCTGGACGCGGCCCTGGGCGGGCTGGCCAGGCCGCTGATCGAACTGTCCTCGACGACCGCGGTGAAGGCGGCGGTGGTGAGCGGGGCGGGGCCCGCGGTGCTCAGCGAACTCGCCGTGGGGGAGGAACTGGCCCTGCGGCGGCTGGTGCGGGTGCCGGTGGAAGGGGTCGCGCTGGCCCGGGATCTGCGGGCGGTGTGGCCGACGGGGCATCGGCCGGTGGGGCCGGCGCGGGATCTTCTGTCGTTGACACGCGGGTAG
- a CDS encoding glutamine synthetase family protein, with product MADRTPPLAVEELHALVASGEIDTVVLAFPDMQGRLQGKRFAARFFLDEVLHHGTEGCNYLLAVDTEMNTVDGYAMSSWDRGYGDFAMHPDLTTLRRVPWNAGTAMVIADLAWTDGSPVVAAPRQILRRQLDRLAEHGLTAKVGTELEFIVFKDTYEQAWDANYRGLTPANQYNIDYSVLGTGRIEPLLRRIRNEMAGAGLTVESAKGECNPGQHEIAFRYDDALVTCDQHAIYKTGTKEIAAQEGVSITFMAKYNEREGNSCHIHLSLADAAGNNAMPGPDGMSEVMRHFLAGQLAALRDFSLLYAPNINSYKRFQPGSFAPTAVAWGHDNRTCALRVVGHGRSLRFENRLPGGDVNPHLAVAGLVAAGLYGIEQKLALPEPCPGNAYTAEFEHVPSTLREAAELWENSPIAKAAFGDEVVAHYRNMARVELDAFDAAVTDWELRRSFERM from the coding sequence GTGGCAGACCGCACACCCCCACTCGCCGTCGAGGAGCTGCACGCCCTCGTCGCGAGCGGTGAGATCGACACTGTCGTCCTGGCGTTCCCCGACATGCAAGGGCGTCTCCAGGGCAAGCGGTTCGCCGCACGCTTCTTCCTCGACGAGGTCCTCCACCACGGCACCGAGGGCTGCAACTACCTGCTCGCCGTCGACACCGAGATGAACACCGTCGACGGCTACGCCATGTCCTCCTGGGACCGCGGCTACGGCGACTTCGCCATGCACCCCGACCTGACGACCCTGCGCCGCGTCCCGTGGAACGCCGGTACGGCCATGGTGATCGCCGACCTCGCCTGGACCGACGGCTCCCCGGTCGTCGCCGCCCCCCGCCAGATCCTGCGCCGCCAGCTCGACCGGCTCGCCGAGCACGGCCTCACCGCCAAGGTCGGCACCGAGCTGGAGTTCATCGTCTTCAAGGACACCTACGAACAGGCCTGGGACGCCAACTACCGGGGGCTCACCCCGGCGAACCAGTACAACATCGACTACTCGGTGCTGGGGACCGGGCGCATCGAGCCCCTGCTGCGCCGCATCCGCAACGAGATGGCCGGCGCGGGCCTGACCGTGGAGTCCGCCAAGGGCGAGTGCAACCCCGGCCAGCACGAGATCGCCTTCCGCTACGACGACGCCCTCGTCACCTGCGACCAGCACGCGATCTACAAGACCGGCACCAAGGAGATCGCCGCCCAGGAGGGCGTGTCGATCACCTTCATGGCCAAGTACAACGAGCGTGAGGGCAACTCCTGCCACATCCACCTGTCGTTGGCGGACGCGGCCGGCAACAACGCGATGCCCGGTCCCGACGGCATGTCCGAGGTCATGCGGCACTTCCTCGCCGGGCAGCTCGCCGCCCTGCGGGACTTCTCCCTGCTCTACGCCCCCAACATCAACTCCTACAAGCGCTTCCAGCCGGGCTCCTTCGCCCCGACCGCCGTCGCCTGGGGCCACGACAACCGCACCTGCGCGCTGCGGGTCGTCGGGCACGGCCGCTCCCTGCGCTTCGAGAACCGGCTGCCCGGCGGAGACGTCAACCCGCACCTCGCCGTCGCCGGCCTGGTCGCCGCCGGTCTGTACGGCATCGAGCAGAAGCTCGCGCTGCCCGAGCCCTGCCCGGGCAACGCGTACACGGCGGAGTTCGAGCACGTCCCCAGCACCCTGCGGGAGGCCGCCGAGCTCTGGGAGAACAGCCCGATCGCCAAGGCCGCCTTCGGCGACGAGGTCGTCGCGCACTACCGCAACATGGCACGCGTCGAACTGGACGCCTTCGACGCCGCGGTCACCGACTGGGAGCTGCGCCGCTCCTTCGAACGCATGTGA